A genomic region of Desulfosarcina ovata subsp. ovata contains the following coding sequences:
- a CDS encoding bifunctional 3,4-dihydroxy-2-butanone-4-phosphate synthase/GTP cyclohydrolase II gives MPKITIEQAIEDIRNGKMVILVDDEDRENEGDLTMAAEMVTPDAINFMAKYGRGLICLSLTADKCAQLNLPMMVQNNTSPFETGFTVSIEAKCGVTTGISAADRATTVRAAVADDAKPGDLTRPGHIFPLRARDGGVMVRVGQTEGSVDLARLAGLKPAGVICEIMDDDGTMARMPTLETFSTQHGIGICTIADLVEYRVRTESFVHRAAETVIPTSYGGDFKMIAFENDIDNLTHIALVKGDIDPETPTMVRVHSECMTGDIFGSMRCDCGDQLHKAMEMINAEGAGVILYLRQEGRGIGLINKLKAYELQRCKGMDTVEANLKLGFKDDMRDYGIGAQMLVNVGVRKMRLLTNNPKKMVGLEGYGLSVVEQVPIEVAPNDYNRCYLECKKLKMGHMLSFDETVTHQ, from the coding sequence ATGCCAAAAATTACCATCGAGCAAGCCATTGAAGATATCCGTAATGGCAAAATGGTCATTCTCGTAGATGACGAAGATCGCGAGAACGAAGGAGATCTGACCATGGCCGCGGAAATGGTGACCCCTGATGCCATCAATTTCATGGCCAAGTATGGCCGAGGGCTCATCTGCCTGTCGCTCACCGCTGACAAATGCGCTCAGTTGAACCTACCCATGATGGTGCAAAACAACACCAGCCCGTTCGAGACCGGCTTCACCGTCTCCATCGAAGCCAAGTGTGGGGTCACCACCGGCATCTCCGCAGCCGACCGGGCCACCACCGTGCGTGCTGCCGTGGCGGATGACGCCAAACCCGGTGACCTGACCCGGCCCGGCCACATTTTCCCGCTACGCGCCCGTGATGGCGGCGTCATGGTTCGTGTGGGGCAAACCGAGGGCAGCGTGGACCTGGCACGCCTGGCCGGCCTCAAGCCGGCGGGGGTGATCTGTGAAATCATGGACGACGACGGCACGATGGCCCGTATGCCGACCCTCGAAACATTCAGTACCCAGCATGGCATCGGCATCTGCACCATTGCCGACCTGGTGGAATACCGCGTGCGCACGGAAAGCTTTGTCCACCGCGCCGCCGAGACCGTCATCCCCACCTCCTACGGCGGCGATTTCAAGATGATTGCCTTTGAAAACGATATCGACAACCTCACTCACATCGCCCTGGTGAAGGGTGACATCGACCCTGAAACGCCCACCATGGTGAGGGTCCACTCCGAATGCATGACCGGCGACATTTTCGGTTCCATGCGTTGCGACTGCGGTGACCAGTTGCACAAGGCCATGGAAATGATCAATGCCGAAGGTGCCGGCGTCATCCTTTACTTGCGTCAGGAAGGACGCGGCATCGGACTGATCAACAAGCTCAAGGCCTATGAACTGCAGCGCTGCAAAGGCATGGACACGGTGGAGGCCAACCTGAAACTGGGTTTCAAGGATGACATGCGCGACTACGGCATCGGCGCCCAGATGCTGGTTAACGTGGGTGTTCGCAAAATGCGCCTGTTGACCAACAACCCCAAAAAAATGGTCGGGCTGGAAGGCTACGGCCTCAGCGTGGTCGAGCAGGTGCCCATCGAAGTCGCACCCAATGACTACAACCGCTGTTATCTCGAATGCAAAAAGCTGAAAATGGGCCATATGCTCAGTTTTGATGAAACCGTCACCCATCAATAA
- a CDS encoding riboflavin synthase encodes MFTGIIEGLGAIAAIQPTGQGRRMVITSDFDLKGTRVGDSIAVNGACLTAVTLQDRQFSVDVSPETLQRSVLGKIKIGERVNLERALRLSDRLDGHLVSGHIDGMGVLRERKTLANAIVITYAVPASLARYMIEKGSVAVDGTSLTINRCDNNTFDVSIIPHTASLTTIGLKKVGDPVNIETDMIGKYVERFVVGSRSPDPGETDAKGRIDMAFLAKSGFI; translated from the coding sequence ATGTTTACAGGAATTATTGAGGGGTTAGGCGCCATCGCCGCCATCCAGCCGACCGGACAGGGGCGCCGGATGGTCATCACGTCCGATTTCGACCTGAAAGGCACCCGCGTTGGAGACAGCATCGCCGTCAACGGAGCCTGCCTGACCGCCGTCACCCTCCAGGACCGGCAGTTCAGCGTGGATGTTTCTCCAGAAACCCTGCAGCGAAGCGTATTGGGAAAAATCAAAATTGGCGAGCGGGTCAATCTGGAACGGGCCCTCAGGCTCTCGGACCGGCTGGACGGCCACCTGGTTTCCGGTCATATCGATGGCATGGGGGTGCTGCGGGAAAGGAAAACCCTGGCCAACGCCATTGTCATCACCTATGCGGTACCCGCATCCCTGGCCCGCTACATGATCGAAAAGGGATCGGTGGCCGTAGACGGCACCAGCCTGACCATCAACCGCTGCGACAACAACACGTTTGACGTCAGCATCATTCCCCATACGGCCTCGCTCACCACCATCGGGTTGAAAAAGGTGGGGGATCCGGTGAACATCGAAACTGACATGATCGGCAAGTATGTGGAACGCTTTGTGGTCGGCAGCCGCTCGCCCGACCCTGGCGAGACAGACGCCAAGGGCAGGATCGATATGGCTTTTCTGGCCAAATCCGGATTTATCTGA
- the ribD gene encoding bifunctional diaminohydroxyphosphoribosylaminopyrimidine deaminase/5-amino-6-(5-phosphoribosylamino)uracil reductase RibD: MNDHDYMQLALELAEKGRGWTSPNPMVGAVVVKDGQIVGRGYHQRVGGPHAEVNAIDDAGEKARGATIYVTLEPCNHFGRTPPCTQKIIDAGIRRVVVAMVDPNPDVQGGGNATLEAHGIDVTTGVCEKEARTLNEGFITWVTTGRPFVIAKCAATMDGRIATRTGDSRWVTGPSARHLVHRIRHGVDGIMVGVETVRKDDPSLTTRLEGENGSDPTRIILDTQLSMPPSAKMLRQDSNASIWVICGPDAPPDRRAVLEHAGARVITAPLKDDRIDLDALMTLLGRMEITSLLIEGGGTVLGAAFSAGVVDKICFFYAPKILGGDDGVPICRGNGPASMQQSLLVHDLSVSQIDTDVLLQGYLKPR; encoded by the coding sequence ATGAACGATCACGATTATATGCAGCTCGCCCTCGAGCTGGCTGAAAAAGGCCGCGGCTGGACATCCCCCAACCCCATGGTCGGTGCCGTGGTGGTCAAGGACGGGCAGATCGTCGGCCGCGGCTACCATCAACGGGTCGGCGGTCCCCACGCCGAAGTCAACGCCATCGACGATGCCGGTGAAAAGGCCCGCGGGGCGACCATCTACGTCACATTGGAGCCATGCAACCACTTTGGCCGCACCCCCCCCTGCACCCAAAAAATCATCGACGCCGGGATCCGGCGGGTGGTGGTGGCCATGGTCGACCCCAACCCGGATGTACAGGGCGGCGGCAACGCCACCCTCGAGGCGCACGGTATCGATGTTACCACCGGTGTCTGCGAAAAAGAGGCCCGGACCCTCAACGAGGGATTCATCACCTGGGTCACCACCGGACGTCCCTTTGTGATTGCCAAATGCGCGGCCACCATGGATGGGCGGATCGCCACCCGCACCGGGGATTCCCGCTGGGTGACCGGTCCGTCGGCACGTCATCTGGTCCATCGAATCCGTCACGGGGTCGACGGCATCATGGTGGGCGTGGAGACGGTCAGAAAGGACGACCCCAGCCTGACCACCCGCCTGGAAGGTGAAAACGGGTCCGACCCCACACGCATCATTCTGGACACACAGTTGTCCATGCCGCCGTCGGCCAAGATGTTGCGCCAGGATTCCAATGCATCCATATGGGTCATCTGCGGTCCGGATGCACCGCCCGATCGCCGGGCGGTACTGGAACATGCCGGGGCCCGGGTGATCACCGCCCCATTGAAAGACGATCGTATCGACCTTGACGCACTGATGACCCTGCTCGGTCGCATGGAAATCACCAGCCTGCTCATCGAAGGAGGCGGAACGGTCCTCGGCGCGGCCTTTTCCGCCGGCGTGGTGGACAAAATCTGTTTTTTTTACGCGCCCAAAATTCTGGGCGGCGACGACGGGGTTCCCATCTGCCGGGGCAACGGCCCTGCGAGCATGCAGCAAAGCCTGTTGGTCCATGATCTGTCGGTATCTCAAATCGATACCGACGTACTGCTGCAAGGCTATCTGAAACCTCGCTGA
- the nrdR gene encoding transcriptional regulator NrdR, producing the protein MKCPFCGDLDNKVIDSRVSKDGSVIRRRRECIGCTRRFTTYEHIEEIPIMIIKKDGRRETFSREKVGSGIRKACQKLDISMNVIEEFIDDLERDLRETGEKEIPSHDIGERVMVKLHALNDIAYVRFASVYREFKDVNDFVSELKRLLSHPST; encoded by the coding sequence ATGAAATGTCCATTTTGCGGGGATCTTGACAACAAGGTGATCGATTCGCGGGTCAGCAAGGACGGCAGTGTGATCCGGCGCCGGCGGGAATGCATCGGCTGCACCCGGCGCTTTACCACCTACGAGCATATTGAAGAGATCCCGATCATGATCATCAAAAAAGATGGTCGCCGGGAGACCTTCAGCCGCGAGAAAGTCGGCTCCGGCATCCGCAAAGCCTGCCAGAAGCTGGACATCAGCATGAACGTCATCGAAGAATTCATCGACGACCTGGAACGGGATCTGCGGGAGACCGGCGAAAAGGAAATCCCTTCCCACGACATCGGTGAACGGGTCATGGTCAAGCTGCACGCGCTGAACGATATCGCTTATGTCCGATTCGCTTCGGTGTATCGCGAGTTCAAGGATGTCAACGATTTTGTTTCTGAACTCAAACGGCTGCTGAGCCATCCATCCACGTAG
- a CDS encoding deoxycytidylate deaminase, producing MTETSTGKRTGYLSWDDYFMAVALLSAQRSKDPNTQVGACIVNAQKHIVGVGYNGFPTGCSDDTLPWCREGAFLDTKYPYVCHAELNAVLNSGPGNLTGCSIYTALFPCNECAKVIIQVGIREVVFLSDKYAGTDSVRASRRMFDQAGVVCRQLIPASSTISIRLTENG from the coding sequence ATGACCGAAACCAGCACCGGCAAACGAACCGGCTATCTCTCGTGGGATGACTATTTCATGGCTGTGGCGCTCCTGTCCGCCCAGCGCAGCAAAGACCCCAACACCCAGGTGGGTGCCTGTATCGTCAATGCCCAAAAGCACATCGTCGGCGTCGGATACAACGGGTTCCCCACCGGTTGCTCCGACGACACCCTGCCCTGGTGTCGGGAAGGCGCGTTTCTGGACACCAAATACCCATATGTCTGCCACGCGGAACTCAATGCCGTTTTGAACAGTGGGCCCGGGAACCTGACCGGATGCAGCATTTACACGGCCCTGTTCCCCTGTAACGAATGCGCCAAGGTGATCATTCAGGTCGGTATCCGCGAAGTGGTTTTCCTTTCTGACAAATATGCCGGCACCGATTCCGTTCGCGCCTCAAGAAGGATGTTTGACCAGGCCGGCGTGGTCTGCCGGCAGTTGATACCGGCCAGCTCGACAATCTCCATCCGATTGACCGAAAACGGATGA
- the glyA gene encoding serine hydroxymethyltransferase, translating to MNTDLIRQTDPEIARVIDDEAKRQQSHLELIASENIASRAVMAAQGSILTNKYAEGYPEKRYYGGCEFVDRAEQLAIDRVLSLFGADTANVQPHSGSQANMAAYFALLEPGDTILGMDLAHGGHLTHGAKVSFSGRLFNFVHYGVSRETETIDYDQVAEKANQHHPKMIVAGASAYPRFFDFKALADIARSVDALLMVDMAHIAGLVAAGVHPSPVPYSDVVTSTTHKTLRGPRGGLILAREAYGKKINSQIFPGIQGGPLMHIIAAKAVAFKEAQGTAFKEYQKTIVTNAATLAETLREKGLDLVSGGTDNHLMLINLTRLDITGRDAEDALGRAGITVNKNAIPFDSRSPYLTSGIRVGTPYVTSRGMQAAEMQIIGGLIADVLRNPEDGNRIEKTRAQVQSLCDAFPLYPDS from the coding sequence TTGAATACCGACCTGATTCGACAGACCGATCCCGAAATTGCCCGGGTGATCGACGATGAAGCAAAACGGCAACAATCCCACCTGGAACTGATCGCATCGGAAAATATCGCCAGCCGGGCTGTCATGGCCGCCCAGGGCAGCATCCTGACCAACAAGTACGCCGAAGGCTATCCGGAAAAGCGCTATTACGGGGGATGCGAATTCGTTGACCGTGCCGAGCAGTTGGCCATTGACCGGGTCCTCTCCCTGTTCGGTGCCGACACGGCCAATGTGCAACCCCATTCGGGCTCCCAGGCCAACATGGCCGCCTATTTTGCCCTGCTTGAACCCGGTGACACCATCCTGGGCATGGATCTGGCCCACGGCGGCCATCTGACCCACGGCGCCAAGGTCAGTTTTTCCGGCCGGCTTTTCAATTTCGTGCACTACGGCGTCAGCCGGGAAACCGAAACCATCGATTACGACCAGGTTGCTGAGAAGGCCAACCAACACCACCCCAAAATGATCGTGGCCGGGGCCAGCGCCTATCCCCGGTTCTTTGACTTCAAAGCCCTGGCGGACATCGCCCGGTCGGTCGATGCCCTGCTGATGGTGGACATGGCCCATATCGCCGGACTGGTTGCCGCCGGCGTCCACCCTTCGCCGGTCCCTTACAGCGACGTGGTCACGTCGACCACCCACAAAACCCTGCGCGGTCCCCGGGGTGGGTTGATCCTGGCCCGCGAGGCCTACGGCAAAAAAATCAACAGCCAGATCTTCCCCGGTATCCAGGGCGGCCCCCTGATGCACATCATCGCCGCCAAGGCCGTGGCGTTCAAGGAAGCCCAGGGCACCGCGTTCAAGGAATACCAGAAAACCATCGTGACCAATGCGGCGACCCTGGCCGAAACGTTAAGAGAGAAGGGCCTGGACCTGGTTTCCGGCGGCACCGACAACCACCTGATGCTGATCAACCTGACCCGTCTGGACATCACCGGACGGGACGCGGAAGACGCCCTGGGTCGTGCCGGTATCACGGTCAACAAGAACGCCATCCCCTTTGACTCACGCAGCCCCTATCTGACCAGCGGCATTCGCGTCGGGACCCCTTACGTTACCAGCCGCGGGATGCAGGCGGCGGAAATGCAAATCATCGGCGGTTTAATCGCCGACGTTCTGCGCAATCCGGAAGATGGCAACCGGATTGAAAAGACACGTGCTCAGGTTCAGTCGTTGTGTGACGCGTTCCCGCTTTACCCGGATTCGTAA
- the rpiB gene encoding ribose 5-phosphate isomerase B, which yields MTEASMPTRIIIGCDHAALRLKETLKRAMKARGIAVTDVGTHSEASMDYPDTGKIVAEKISSGEFTHGILLCGTGLGMSMVANKYPHVRAALCNDLFSAAMSRRHNNANILVLGGRVIGDILALEILNTWLETPFEGGRHQRRLDMFDTI from the coding sequence ATGACAGAAGCATCGATGCCCACGCGTATCATTATCGGCTGTGACCATGCCGCCTTGCGATTGAAAGAGACACTCAAAAGGGCCATGAAGGCAAGAGGAATTGCCGTTACCGATGTCGGCACCCATAGCGAAGCGTCCATGGATTACCCCGATACCGGCAAAATCGTCGCCGAAAAGATTTCATCGGGTGAATTCACCCATGGCATTCTCCTGTGCGGCACCGGACTGGGCATGTCCATGGTGGCCAACAAATACCCCCATGTGCGTGCGGCCCTGTGCAATGATCTTTTTTCCGCAGCCATGAGCCGCCGGCACAACAATGCCAATATCCTTGTCCTGGGAGGACGGGTGATCGGCGATATCCTGGCCCTGGAAATCCTGAACACCTGGCTGGAAACCCCGTTTGAGGGCGGACGGCACCAGCGCCGGCTGGACATGTTCGACACCATCTGA
- the fabF gene encoding beta-ketoacyl-ACP synthase II — MSRRVVVTGLGLITPLGVGVDTTWSALCEGRSGIGEITRFDASAFTTKIAGEVKDFNAEDFLPKKEAKRTENFIAYAVAAARMAVEDARLTIDETNSHRVGVITGCGLGGLEILEKTARNIQEKGPKRVSPFFIPMMIGNMAPGMISIHVGAKGPNISVATACAAGSHAVGDACNTIRRGQADAMITGGVESVITPTCIAGFNAMKALSTRNDDPQKASRPFDRDRDGFIVGEGAGMIVIEEREHALARGATILAEMVGYGQSGDGYHMTSPSPDGDGMIRCMRAAIESAGISCEAIDYINAHGTSTPLNDLYETRAIKKVFGDFAPNVPISSTKSMTGHLLGGAGGIETAFTVLTLKNGIIPPTINLENPDDECDLDYVPKVARKADLTYAMSNSFGFGGTNASLVIKRYID, encoded by the coding sequence TTGAGCAGACGGGTTGTTGTTACAGGCTTGGGACTCATTACCCCATTGGGGGTTGGCGTTGATACGACTTGGTCGGCCCTTTGTGAAGGCCGATCCGGCATCGGTGAAATCACTCGGTTTGACGCCAGCGCCTTCACCACCAAGATTGCAGGGGAAGTAAAAGATTTCAATGCGGAAGATTTTCTCCCCAAAAAAGAGGCCAAACGCACGGAGAACTTTATTGCCTACGCCGTGGCCGCCGCCCGTATGGCCGTGGAGGATGCCCGTCTGACCATCGATGAAACCAACAGTCACCGCGTGGGTGTGATCACCGGATGCGGATTGGGTGGTCTGGAAATTCTCGAGAAGACGGCCCGTAACATTCAGGAAAAAGGGCCCAAACGGGTTAGTCCGTTTTTCATCCCCATGATGATCGGTAACATGGCGCCTGGAATGATCTCCATTCACGTAGGCGCCAAGGGACCCAACATTTCGGTGGCAACAGCCTGTGCTGCGGGCTCCCATGCCGTCGGCGATGCCTGCAACACCATCCGTCGCGGGCAGGCCGACGCGATGATTACCGGCGGGGTGGAATCCGTGATCACCCCCACCTGCATCGCCGGCTTCAATGCCATGAAGGCGCTTTCCACCCGCAACGACGATCCGCAAAAGGCCTCCCGTCCGTTCGATCGCGATCGCGACGGCTTCATCGTGGGCGAAGGTGCCGGCATGATCGTCATCGAAGAACGGGAGCACGCACTGGCGCGGGGCGCCACGATCCTTGCCGAAATGGTGGGTTACGGTCAAAGCGGCGACGGTTACCACATGACCTCCCCCAGTCCGGATGGAGACGGCATGATCCGTTGCATGCGGGCGGCCATTGAGAGTGCCGGCATCTCCTGTGAGGCGATCGATTACATCAATGCCCACGGTACATCCACGCCACTCAACGACCTTTACGAAACCCGGGCGATAAAAAAGGTATTCGGTGATTTTGCCCCGAACGTACCCATTTCATCCACCAAATCGATGACCGGGCACCTTCTTGGGGGCGCTGGCGGCATCGAAACCGCCTTTACCGTGCTGACCCTGAAGAACGGGATCATCCCGCCCACGATCAATCTGGAGAATCCCGACGACGAGTGCGACCTGGATTACGTGCCCAAGGTTGCCCGTAAGGCCGACCTGACCTATGCCATGTCCAACTCATTCGGATTCGGCGGAACCAATGCCAGCCTGGTGATCAAGCGTTACATCGATTGA
- the acpP gene encoding acyl carrier protein, whose amino-acid sequence MSAEDKVKKIIAEKLSVDIAEVVPEASFVDDLGADSLDLVELIMSMEEEFDVDISDEDAEKMVTVKDAFDYIKNH is encoded by the coding sequence ATGTCCGCAGAAGATAAAGTCAAAAAGATCATTGCCGAGAAACTCAGTGTAGATATCGCCGAAGTGGTTCCCGAAGCCTCCTTTGTTGATGACCTTGGTGCAGACAGCCTGGATCTCGTGGAGTTGATCATGTCCATGGAAGAAGAATTCGATGTGGATATTTCCGATGAAGACGCAGAAAAGATGGTCACCGTCAAAGACGCCTTCGACTACATCAAAAACCACTGA
- the fabG gene encoding 3-oxoacyl-[acyl-carrier-protein] reductase, translating to MTETADRVVVVTGGSRGIGRAICTALSAPETVVYFNYSSNSDAAEATAEAIREAGGKACYHQVDVASTDAVADYLGGVIKEAGRIDVLVNNAGITRDGLLVRMKESDWDAVLDVNLKGAFNCMKAAGKAMMKQRYGRIINITSVVGAAGNPGQANYVAAKAGIIGLTKAVAKELASRNITVNAVAPGYIATDMTSDLGDKAKAAMISQIPLARIGTPEDVAAAVAFLASPAADYITGQVIHVSGGMYM from the coding sequence ATGACCGAAACCGCCGATCGTGTGGTTGTCGTCACCGGCGGGTCCCGGGGCATCGGGCGGGCCATCTGCACCGCATTGAGCGCACCGGAAACCGTGGTCTATTTCAACTACAGCAGCAACAGCGATGCCGCCGAAGCCACCGCCGAAGCGATTCGCGAAGCCGGGGGGAAGGCCTGTTACCATCAGGTGGACGTGGCCTCGACAGATGCCGTCGCCGACTACCTGGGGGGGGTTATTAAAGAAGCCGGGCGAATCGATGTATTGGTCAATAATGCCGGCATCACCCGCGACGGCCTGTTGGTGCGCATGAAGGAAAGCGACTGGGACGCGGTGTTGGATGTCAACCTGAAAGGTGCCTTCAATTGTATGAAAGCCGCCGGCAAGGCGATGATGAAGCAGCGCTACGGCCGCATCATCAACATCACCTCGGTGGTGGGTGCCGCCGGCAACCCCGGCCAGGCCAACTATGTTGCCGCCAAGGCAGGCATTATCGGCCTGACCAAAGCCGTGGCCAAGGAGTTGGCCAGCCGCAACATTACGGTCAACGCCGTGGCCCCCGGTTACATCGCTACCGATATGACCTCGGATCTCGGTGACAAGGCCAAGGCGGCCATGATCAGCCAGATTCCGTTGGCACGCATCGGAACGCCCGAGGATGTCGCCGCTGCGGTTGCGTTTCTCGCCTCCCCGGCTGCCGACTACATCACCGGTCAGGTCATCCATGTCAGCGGCGGCATGTATATGTAA